A single window of Labeo rohita strain BAU-BD-2019 chromosome 4, IGBB_LRoh.1.0, whole genome shotgun sequence DNA harbors:
- the LOC127164525 gene encoding perforin-1-like, which translates to MAVFDHLRLVFLAVLMLASQLDFASAVRLFAIHARDLHGDAAGNPPDPFVKVFCAGIFGGQTEYHKDNANPSWSAVFNFPDCLPNDNLKLEVWDKDLNFDDHLGTCSTKVQYGTNSITCHLSRGVLYYKYELVQ; encoded by the coding sequence ATGGCAGTGTTTGATCATCTTCGGCTGGTGTTTCTGGCCGTGCTGATGCTGGCGTCTCAGCTGGACTTTGCGAGTGCCGTTCGACTGTTTGCCATACATGCCCGAGACCTCCACGGTGATGCTGCTGGAAACCCTCCCGATCCATTTGTCAAGGTGTTTTGTGCAGGCATCTTTGGGGGGCAGACAGAATATCACAAGGATAACGCTAACCCTTCATGGTCTGCAGTGTTCAACTTCCCAGACTGCTTACCAAATGATAACCTGAAACTGGAGGTGTGGGACAAAGACCTGAATTTTGATGATCACTTGGGTACATGTTCCACAAAGGTGCAATATGGGACTAACTCCATTACTTGTCACCTGAGCAGAGGAGTTCTGTATTACAAGTACGAGCTGGTGCAATAA